The sequence AAATCCGTTCATATATTTTTAATTAATTTTCTCTTTTAGTAACTGATTTTTTTATGAGCTGCAACAACTCGTTATGAACCTTGCCGTTGGTAACTAAAACACCATTAATATCTTGGTCATAACGCTGTTCTTCGCCAAATAAACTTGTAACTTTGCCGCCGGCCTCTTCAACTAAAATTTTTAGAGCCGCCGCGTCCCATGGAAATTTATAAACATATATTGTGGCCACAAACTCACCGCTAGCTACCATGCATCCAGTATAAACCATTGATAAATAACTCACTACCATGGCGCGCCGATCCTCAAGCTCACCCATCAAAGGCAAAGAAGTAAAAGTTGAATTGCGCCAAACCCCCAAGCCTATTATTTTACTTGCAAAATTATCCGCTTGAGAGACTTTAATTTTTTCGTTATTCAAAAAAGCCCCCTTACCTTTCTCGGCAAAATACATCCGGTTCATAAATGGGTCATAAGCCACGCCCAAGATAGCTTCTCCGTTTTTAGTCAGCGCCAATGAAAAAGTGCTAGTCGGCACGCCGTGCGAAAATGGAATCGTGCCGTCAACAGGATCGCACACCCACGTGTACTCGGAATCTCTCCCCATGTCACTACCTTCTTCGGCTAAAATATTATGTTGCGGAAACTCTTTTCTGACTGCATCAATTACTATCTGATTTATGGTGGTATCGGTCACAGTCAGCGGCGTGCCGTCCCCTTTCCATTCTTTTTTCATGCCCAAAGCAAAATTTTCCCGCATAATCTTGCCGGCGCGCCTGGCTAAATCAATTGAAAATGTTTTATAGTTTTTCATAACATTCCCGTCATTGCGAGGAGCAAAGCGACGTAGTAACCTCTTTTATTAACCGCGAGATTGCGACGCTCCATTTTATTCCGCTTGCAATGACAATTATTTATTTAATTTCTCTTCAAGATATTTAATTAACTTTTTATACTCCTCTTGATTATCAACAAAGTCATGCTGGTTATTTTTTATCATTTTTTCAAAATCTTTGTAATGAAGAAACTTAACTTCCGCCACCTCTGCGGGCTGTAATTTTATTTCATTAATTGCAATATCTTTTCTGACAAGATAATTATAGGCAAAATAATAATGGTTAATCTCTGGAAATTCTTCTTTAACGATGAACAGAAATTTAAAATCACTTTCGGATAAAGTAACGCCAATCTCCTCTTTTGTTTCCCTAATAGCGGCTGAAATTAGATCGTCGCCATACGACACATGCCCGCCGGCTGAATTATCCCAAAGATTCGGATGCCTTTCAACCTCGGCTGAACGTTTATGGATAAGTAGCTCATTATTGGAATTCAATATCCAAACTTCCACCGTCCGATGCCACAATCCTTTCGTATGAACTTCCGACTTGGTCAAAACCTCTCCAGTTGAAAAGTTATTTTCATCAACTACCTCAAATAATTCTTCTGGCATATAGTTGTCATTCCGGACTCGATCCGGAATCTCTATTATTCATGGATCCCCGATCATGGCCTGTGCCGGGCTTGATCCGGTATCGGGGATGACGTCGTGGTTTGAGCTTTCGCGGATAGCGTTTCTCAATGTAAATTACGCGCCACCAATAGCGGCCTTGAAAAAATCCGGCGCTCGCTCCCAAAATTAACAAAATTACAGTCCCGACGTGATGAACTAAAAACCAAGTGTCCCAACTTAGCCCCAAGCTAAAAGTTTCAAAATTAGTAATCAGTAAAAAAATTACGGGATACTCAATGCCGTAATGCACTAAGAAACTAATCAAAATGCCTAGGAATGAGAACGCTATAATGTAAATGGTTTTTTTCATGCTATGCATTTGTCATTGCGATAAGCGTAGCGAGGTAGCAATCTCCTGAGGTCCTCACCCCCGTTCCCCGACCGGAGTCGAGGACAAGCTTTAAGGGGGCAGGCTTCCTCCCGCCAAAGGACGGGCAGGCAGGATAACAATCGGAATATTCACAAGACCTTCTTAGGTTTATAATGCTTGGGTGATCCTTTTCTTTCAATAAGTGTAACATAAAAACACCCCCAACTATAAAGCCAGGGGTGCTAAATGTAATATATTAAGATTCAAAACTAATACTTTTTACAAAGCTTTCAAACATCGCTTCTTGTTCGGGGTCGCTGTCAAGCATAGAATAAATTACCCGAAAACTTTGGCCATTACGCATAAACTGGTACTCAACCACAGTTTGATTTTCTACTACCATGTTGGTCCTAGTTCCTTCGTAACGAGCGGCATCAATACCATCCACTTTTGAGCTGGATTTGGTTAAATCATTCACTGCGTCGGCAAAGTCGCTTAACGGCCTAGACGACACTTGGATAACATAGCGGCCTAAATATTCAGAACCAAAGCCAACCAGCGGGTTTGGATCAGCAATAAAATAATCGCTATCTAAATTAACTCCGTTTTCTGTTGTGCCGGCTAAAAAATGCTGCCAATACCAATTGACTGGATGGTTCAAGCTATATCCAATAGCTTTATTAGTATAAACTTGGGTTTCATTTTCACCACTATCATCGGCTTCTTTATCATTTTCACCGGCTTGATCACCATTATCCTCGTCATCCATGGTTTCGCTCGCGCTTGGGCCGTCGTCTATGTCCGTCTTATCGCCTTCATCATCATGACCATCCATAACGTCTCCTTCAATGACTGATGAATTCGTATTAGTGTTTTGGTTGGTGTTAGTTGGCTGAGGTTGTGTGCAACCGGCCATGACTAACACGCCAGCAAGTAAAATAATATATAAACGTATCATGGTATTAAGCTTAATAATTTTCGGCAGTATAGCACATTTACAAATTCTCACAAGTATAAGCGCAAACCGTAATACAAATTTCAGAGCCTGGCGCGCAGGGGCTGCCACATTCATTAAATTCTCCGCCGCGGGCTTGGCAATCTGCCTTAAATAAATCTGCTCCAAGCGAAGCATCGGTAGTGTAT is a genomic window of Candidatus Buchananbacteria bacterium CG10_big_fil_rev_8_21_14_0_10_42_9 containing:
- a CDS encoding NUDIX hydrolase; protein product: MPEELFEVVDENNFSTGEVLTKSEVHTKGLWHRTVEVWILNSNNELLIHKRSAEVERHPNLWDNSAGGHVSYGDDLISAAIRETKEEIGVTLSESDFKFLFIVKEEFPEINHYYFAYNYLVRKDIAINEIKLQPAEVAEVKFLHYKDFEKMIKNNQHDFVDNQEEYKKLIKYLEEKLNK